The sequence TAGCTACCGTAAAGAGTCGGAGTCGCCACGTGGAATGCAAGCGCGCCAACCGATGCCGCAGCCGCAGGCATCAAGTTTTCAAGAACGGCGGCAATGTTACTCAGCGGGCGTCCTGTCTTCCAGACGACCGTACTGTCGGCTTTACCATGAACCAAGAGAACCGGCTTTTTCACGTCTTCGATAATTTTCGGATCATGCACAGCGCCCCACAAGGCTGCCACGGCATTGGCCTGGGAATAGGCACCCGCAACGCCATAAGCATCGAGACCACCCAAATCCGGGGACTTCTTGGCGGCTTCAGGAATTTCAGATTCCTTGTCCATGTAGATATTTTCGAGCGAAAGAATGGCGCCGGCACTATTGCCGATCAAGTAAATACGACCCGGATCAATGCCCAATTCATCGGCATGGGCTCTCACGTAACGAACCGCCGCACGGACGTCCTGAATTCCGCGATAAACCGTTCTCGAAAAGTCAAGGCTATCGATGGTCAGGGCCTTATCCTTGATAACGGCCGTAATGCCCAAGCGATACTGCACCGCTGCAGTCACGTAACCACGAGCCGCCAGGGAATCGCAATAGGTAACCGTATGCTGGTCGGTATCGTCCTTTGCACCGGCTGCAAACGCACCGCCATGCATCACCAACACCACCGGGCGATTCTTTTCGGTATCGTTTTTCGGCTTATAAATATCCATCTTCAAGTCGACTTCGGTCAAGTCGATTTCGTTGTCGTAAAGGTAGACCGGCATGCCATCGTTCAAAGCGGCATACGTAATGAGCGCCGTCGAAATGGAATTGAGGGTTTTAAGGTGTTTGACCTTTGATGCATAGGTGACGTTCTTCTTGACTTCGACGTCAAACATGCGGTCTTTGTAACGTTCAGCGGCGCCGGCAAAGGCTACCGCGCAGGCTAAGAAAAGGGCAATTTTCTTCATATAATCTCCTTACGCACAAAATATAGCTAAAGGAGATAATTTTGTCTGCAAAGGGCCTTTTAAGTATTAGGCTTGTTTTCGGAGGCTTTCTTGGCTTCCAGTTCCTTTT is a genomic window of Fibrobacter sp. UWT2 containing:
- a CDS encoding carboxylesterase family protein; its protein translation is MKKIALFLACAVAFAGAAERYKDRMFDVEVKKNVTYASKVKHLKTLNSISTALITYAALNDGMPVYLYDNEIDLTEVDLKMDIYKPKNDTEKNRPVVLVMHGGAFAAGAKDDTDQHTVTYCDSLAARGYVTAAVQYRLGITAVIKDKALTIDSLDFSRTVYRGIQDVRAAVRYVRAHADELGIDPGRIYLIGNSAGAILSLENIYMDKESEIPEAAKKSPDLGGLDAYGVAGAYSQANAVAALWGAVHDPKIIEDVKKPVLLVHGKADSTVVWKTGRPLSNIAAVLENLMPAAAASVGALAFHVATPTLYGSYVIDSVLTANNVEHETYFVDGQPHEFYDYEDYDVKVQEKVFTFLYGLTQKPAERIVLALVKPSALRMGEGNLSFTVSKGSNLAYAVTDLRGRMVKNGVVSAGETVELAGLERGVYVLRVKGERAIRFGISR